GCCATTTACCCCTGGCATATCATAATCTACTATTACACATGAAATTTGCGCAAAGCGATTAGGATTATATATTTCTTTATATAAATCAGAAATGTTAAAATTAATTGCCCTACTCTGATACCCTTCCCCATAAATTTCCTCAGCAAATCGCTTAGTAAAATTATCTGGATGATAGCTCTCTTTACAAAACTTCAGCGCCTCTATAGCATTACTATAGGTTAAATACTTACGATCTGAATCTAAAGCCATATTTAAGTTTGATAAAAAGATTTTATTATCATCAATTAAAACTACAGTAGTAGGAAAATAACATATGGGTAAAATGTTCATTTCTTTAATCCTCTAATTTTTGAAAGCTTAATGTAAACTGAGTATATTCACCAGCTTTTGAATCACAACTAATTTTACCTTTGATTTTTTCCATTACTTCTTTACAAAAAGCAAGCCCAAGTCCTGTACCATGCCTGGTATCTGTATTAAATGGTTTAAATAAATTAACCATAGCCTTTTGAGAAATGCCAGCACCTGTATCTTTAAAATATAATTTATTATACTTATCTCCTAATTCTATCCAGATCTTAATATCTCCTTTGCCCACTGCTCTAACATAATAAATAGCATTCTTAAGCAGGTTAAATAATACATGAATAATTAGTAACTCATTACCCTTAAATTTGAAGTCCTGAGTGTGATCAAAGTTAACCAGCTCCCTCTCTCCTTCCATAAAAGAGTATTGCGTTAGTGCCTTGCTAATACATTCTTTAAATGAACAAATATTATCTGTATTGATATTATCTATTTGTTTTAAACGCATGAGCATCATATCAATTACAACATTAGCATCATTAGCCAACTGACTAATATTATGAGGAAGTTTTTCTAATAAGTTTAGGTTAGTTTTTGGTATGTTTTCTGAAATCATACTCTGTTCTTTTGCTATCGAATAACCTTTAATCAGTATAGGTAGATATTTTTTAAAAGCATGTGCAGCAGCTGTAATTCCTGCAAGGGGAGTACGCATCTCATGAGCTATTATTCCACTTAGTACCTTCATTGCGCTGATCTTCTCTTGGTATATTTTATGCTGTTTAGTAGAAAAAATTATAAAATAAATAATGGGAGGAATGTAGCTCCCAAATACTCCAATAATATTAGAAGGAAGCTCACTATGACTTGAGGTAAACCAAAACACTGCAAAAGCTAATACACTACCTATGGTAAAAAGGAATATATAAGAAATAACTCCAACAAATAACGTTAAAATTGTTAACCCTACTAAACCATTAATTTGCCATATATTTGAATTTGGGTTTTTTAATAACATAAAACCAAAGAAAAAAGGTAAGCAATAGAGTAACGTTATATACCAATGAATATGTAAATACTTATCTGCTATACTTTGTGGTAAATACTTAGCAAACAATATAGGAACAGCCAAAGCTGCCACTATCAAACGAAGGTATAAATTTTCATAATCTTGCGTGGTAAAAAATAATGAATTTAAAAAATAAAAACCTATATACCCAATGAAAAGTAATAATCCTAAGCTAGCAAGGTGTCCTTCTGTATTTTTAAATTCCTCTTTAATATGGTTGTTTATCTTTATTATAAAATAGTTAGTACATTTTACTTTTATCATACAATTGTTTAAAACTAATAATTTTACTTATTTGTTAAAATATATCATATTTAAGTGAAGTTAAACAATGCTTTTATATTAATAAGCAGCCTATATTAATTAAAACAATTATACCAACTCTTCTTTGGCTTTATATACCATATGCATAGGTGATAGATTTATTTCTAAGAATTTATCAAGGATAGCTTGTTGGTAGCTTGGCTTCAGTCTTACCAACCCTTTTTTTGTTACTTTTGAAATTAATAATTGGTAAACACCCATAAACATTAATGCTATAACTAGTTGTATTTTCTCCATCTCAACACTATCATAATCACTTCCCTTAAAGTTTAATGGAAATCCAGAGTTTAATAAGTATAAGTCTTTCGCTTTAATTATCTCATGGCAATTCGTAGTCGTATCTACCAATTGTCGTAAGTAAACCACATCAAACTCTCTATCGGATGATGATGCGCTGGCTAAGATCGCCCCTTTTTTAAGTAAACTATGTTGATGATAATTAATTGAAGTTGTTCCCGTAGTGCCAATGATTAAATCATAAGTAGCTAAAACTAAATTATGAAAAGATATATTACTTTTATAATCTTTTATGTCATACATGGTAACGTCAAATTTATTTTGCAATGTTTTCTTCAGCTTACTTCCTATTGATCCATTACCTATAATTAAACATTTATTAACTGGTATATTTAGTTGATCGATATTCCTGAGAAGCTCCTTAGTGATAGATTGGGCGATCATTGGTGACTCCACTCGAAGTTTAACAAAAGATCTGGCTATGTTTACCACTGGAAAATTAAGGTTCTCCTTTTTAAGCTTATTACTTCCTGCAGTAGTTTGTTCTACTCCAAAAATATGCCTATAACCTTCAAGTTTATGATTGACTACTGTGATTAATTCACCACCATCATCTATAATTATTAACTTTGCATCAGTTGGAATTTGCATTCTTCTTAACTGGCTTTCTACAAACAAATTTATATTTTCGATAAACTGCTCATCAAATGATCTATAACTATCAAATTTACTACTCGAAGGACATACATAAATACCTTCTTTCATCATATTTTGCATAGCTAGGTTACTAGTAGAATAGCATTTACCTATCAGAGCTGTATTTTCAGACTTTAAACCTAATTTTATCATTGAGCGTAACATTAAATGCACTGACGGTAAAATATGCTGGCACGCTAAAACATAAGTATTTTCAAATGCATTTTTGGCTAAGAATTGAGCCATATCTCTTACTAAAGGAAGTTCTTCATATTGAGTATAATCTCTCATACTTTCCCTGTACAACTTTTGCCCATAACCTTTTGAAAAACAAACTGAATATATACTTATTTAGCATTCATTATAAAAATGTAAAGTTTCTATATTAATTTCAACTTATTTTTAATTAATTGTTAATAGTTAAATTCATATAATAATATTTTTAAAATATAAAATATGCAAAAATGATGCTATCAGAGGATAAAACTACTACTTAAACTAGGTTCTGTGAAGATTTCTATAATTTAATGGTAGCAAGTAGTTGAATAATAGGTAATGGTTGGTAATTTGTAGTTGCGAAACAGAAACAAATTACCGAGATGAAATATTACATAGGAAAAGAGAATGGGAACAAATTTTATAATATATTAAAGCCTCGCAAAGATATTAGATGCAAGGATGAGAAAAAATCTAGGGTTTTTATCGAAGCGATCTGGTATGTAGTTAGAGTGGATACCAGTGGCGATTATTACCAAGTAACTATGGTTCATGGCGGGCGATCCATGCGCGATTCCGGAGATGGTCAATGAAGGGAGTATAGCAAGAATTATTTCAATCTTTACAGGCAGATCCGGATTTAGAGGCCACCATGATAGATTCAACTATCGTAAGGGCACATGCCTGTAGTGCTGGATATTATGAGAGCAGCCAAGACCAAGAAGCCTTAGGGCGGAGTAAAGGTGGCTTTACTACCAAAATTCATGCGTTAGTTGATGCTTTGGGAAATCCGCTAAAATTCATTCTTACTCCAGGGCAGAAAAATGATATAACTCAAGCTGAAAATCTCACTAAAGATATAGTTAATACTACGATAATTGCTGATAAAATGATTTAGCTGCTGCTTTAACAATTAATACTACTCTCACTTCTCTTGATTTATGTCATAATTACATAAAAGCTGCGGGAGCTAGCGCCTTAGGCAAAGCCAGCGCTTATATTAAAAAGACTCAAAATAGAGATATTACAATTATTCTTAGAGAGGAGGATTGGGGAATAATTTTCGAGGAAGCAAAAAACGAAGAGTTAGCAAGATTAGAACAACTAGAGGCACAAGAAAAATTAAAATCCCCAGAATTTCAACAAGCCGAGAGTTTTGTAGATATGGTAGCGAGTAAAGGTAAAGAACGTGGAATTTTTTAAACACCTTTATTAACCCTTTGCTATAATTAAGGTCGGTTTATTGCCGGCCTTTTTTTATAGTTTTGAAGCTAAGCCATTTTGCTAAATAGAAGCTTTGCCTTGGTTAACAGCTTTACTTTTTATTAACTAAATGTTAATATCTGGCGGATTGTAATAATATAGGTATTAATTATGACTAACGAAACATTAAATACTCAAGTAACTACATTGGATAATGGCCCTACTGCTAATCTTCACTCTCTTCCAGAAGATTTGGCCATCAACATTCTAAGCTTTCTCTCATCTAATAAAGATATTGCTAATGGCAAGCTAGTACTAAAGGAATGGCAGGAATATGCTAAAAAAGCTTTAGCCTACTATGCTAAAGGAAAGTTTGATCTTAAATATATTGATACTGCTTTCTTATCTAAGCTGCAAGTTCCTTTAAAACACGCCAGAACCTTTATAGATTATAGATATAAAGACCTGCAAGAGGATAAAAATGATATCCAGCTTGATAGATACTTTGAGGGTAATGCAGCTGCAATTACACTAATCGCTCAAAAGACAGTTACAGTAGCAACTCTTATAACAATATTAAAAGATTTAGAGAAAAAGCAGCAGCAAATTAATAGCAAGCAGAAAGTTGAGATAGAATATACTATAAATTCTTTAGAAGGTTTAGTTAATTACATTAAAGCATATGATCAGCTACAAAATAAGCCCTACTTATTAAAGATTGATTTTAATCAAAATGAAAGCCCAAGCAATAATGATTTCATTAACCCCCTATTAAATATTATTAAACTTAGTAATAACCAAAATCCACCAGAATTTATTAACATAAGCGATAATAATGAAGTTACCCAAGTAACTTATGATCAAGCTAAACATATTGCTAATCATATTACTGTTCTTGAATTAGCACACTGCGCCATAGGAGATATGGGAGCTAAAACAATAGCTGGGTATTTAAAAACTAATACCACTCTTGCTTCTCTTAACTTAAGTTGGAATAACATAGGAGCAGAAGGAGTTCAAGCAATAGCAGATGCCTTAAACACTAACAAAGCTCTTAGATATCTTAACTTAAGGCATAATAGCATAGGAGATGCGGGAGCTAAGGATTTAGCTGATGCTTTAAAAATTAACAAATCTCTTAGCTCTCTAAATTTAAGATATAATAGCATAGGAGCTGCGGGAGCTAAGGATTTAGCTGATGCTTTAAAAGCTAACACTACTCTTGCTTCTCTTGACTTAAGTGCTAATAACATAGGAGATGCGGAAGCTAAGGATTTAGCTGATGCTTTAGCTCTTGCTTCTCTTAGCTTAAATTGGAATAACATAGGAGCTGCGGGAGCTAAGGATTTAGCAGATGCTTTAAAAACTAACACTGCTCTTGCTTCTCTTGACTTAAATTGGAATAGCATAGAAGATGCAGGAGCTAGCGCCTTAGGCAAAGCCAGCGCTTATATTAAAAAGACTCAAAATAGAGATATTACAATTGTCCTTAGAAAGGATTTGGTAATAATTTTCGAGGAAGCAAAAAACGAAGAGCTAGCAAGATTAGAACAACCAGAGGCGCAAGAAAAATTAAAATCCCCAAAATCTCGTTTTGTAGATATGGTAGCAAGGCAAGAGAAACAATGTAGAATTTTTTAAACACATTCATTAATCCTTTGCTATAAAATAGGTCGGTTCATTGCCGGCCTTTTTTTATAGTTTTGAAGCTAAGCCATTTTGCTAAATAGAAGCTTTGTTTTAGTTAACGACTTTATTTTTACTAATTTTACGTTAACATATCCGCAGTTTTATTATTAATATAGGTTCGCGTAATGACTAACGAAACTTTAGATACTCAAGTAACTGCTTTAAATAATGAGCCTGATGATAGCTTGCTTCCTTTGGATGTAATCTACAATCTTTTTGGTTTTCTTCCTAATAAAGATTTAGCTAGGCACAGGTTAGTATCTAATAAATGGCAGAAATATGTTAAAAAAGCTTTAGCCTACTATGCTAAAGGGATGTTTGATCCTAAATATATTGATACTGCTTTCTTATCTAAGCTTCAAGTTCCTCTAGAACACGCCAGAACCTTTATAGATTATAGATATAAAGGCCTGCAAGAGGATAAAAATGATATCCAGCTTGATAGATACTTTGAGGGTAATGCAGCTGCAATTACACCAGGCGCTCAAGAGGCAGTTACAGTAGAAACTCTTATAAAAGTATTACACGATTTAGAGCAAAAGCAGCAGAAAATCAATAGCAAGCAGAAAGTAGAAATAGAATATACTATAAATTCTTTAGAAGGTTTAGTTAATTACATTAAAGCATATGATCAGCTCAAAGATAAGCACTACTTATTAAATATTAATTTTAATAAGATGGAGAACTCATCATGCCTCCTCCTATTATTAAATATTATTAAGCTTAGTAATAATCAAAATCTACAACAACGTATTAACATAAGCTATAATAATGAAGTTATCCAAGTAACTTGCGATCAAGCCAAACATATTGCTAACCATATTACTGTTTTTGAATTAGCATACCGCCATATAAAAGCAGAGGGGGCTAAAACAATAGCTGATGCTTTAAAAGCTAACACCACTATTACTTTTCTTCAGTTGAAAAGTAATAGCATAGGAACAGAGGAAGCTCTAGCAATAGCAGATGCTTTGAAAACCAACACTACTCTTGCTTCTCTTAACTTAGATTGGAATAGCATAGGAGCTGCAGGCGCTCTAGCAATAGCAGATGCTTTAAAAGCTAATACCACTCTTACTTCTCTTAACTTAAATTGGAATGACATAGGAGCTGCGGGAGCTCTAGCAATAGCAGATGCTTTAACAACTAACAAAGCTCTTAATTCTATTACCTTAGAAGAAAATAGCATAACAGATGTGGAAGCTAAGGATTTAGCTGATGCTTTAAAAATTAACACTACTCTTACTTCTCTTAACTTAGATGAGAATAGTATAGGAGCTGCGGGAGCTCTAGCAATAGCAGATGCTTTAAAAGCTAATACCACTCTTACTTCTCTTAACTTAGATAAGAATAGTATAAGCTATACAGGAGCTAAGGAGTTAGCTGATGCTTTAAAAACCAACACTACTCTTGCTTCTCTTAACTTAAATCGGAATAGCATAGGAGATGCGGGAGCTCAGGAGTTAGCTGACGCTTTAACAATTAACACTGCTCTTAGATCCCTTAACTTAGAATATAATAGCATAGAAGATGCGGGAGCTAAGGAGTTAGCTAATGCTTTAAAAACTAACAAAGCTCTTAGATCTCTTAACTTACGGCATAATAAAATAGGAGATGCTGGAGCTCAAGCAATAGCTGATGCTTTAAACATTAACAAATCGCTTACTTCTCTTAACTTAAGAGATAATTACATAGGAGCAGAGGGAGCTGGCGCCTTAGGAAAAGCCAGCGCTTATGTAAAACAGACTCAAAATAGAGATATTACAATTGTCCTTGATGATGATTTGATAATAATTTTCGAGGAAGCAAAAAAAGAAGAGCTAGCAAGGTTAGAAAAGCTAGAGGCACAAGAAAAATTAAAATCCCCAGAATTTCAACAAGCCGAGAGTTTTGCAGATATGGCAGTAAGGCAAGAGAAAGGACGTGGAATTTCTTAAACACATTTATTAATCCTTTGTTACAAGAAAGGTCTGTTTATTGCTGGCCTTTTATTTTTCTTGGGTCTTTAAAATTATCCCTGCTAAACAAAACGGCCGTTTTGTGGATACTAATATTTAAGAGTAACCTTTATACATAAATCGGTTCTGCACCTTAGTAATAAAAATAGAATTTAAATATCTATAAAGCTTTTGATTTTAAGTACTTATATTTAATACATCATCCTACTGTTCATAAAACACCTATTAATCGACGAAACTTATCGCCTTTTAAAACGTTGATCTATTTGTATTTGATAGTTCCTCCGATCAAATACTTATACTTCAAATTTAATTAAAATTATAATTTCGAAAAAAGTCTATTATTTATCTGTATTTAGCGGTAAGAAGTTTGTGCTTTAATAATAAGATTTTTAGAGAGTTAATATTATGTATTGTTTAAATATTTATTACTGACCTACCTACCAATAGCTTTTACTTAAATCTTATAGACAAGATTGAGAAAATCTCAATAGTGTAAAATTTTTGCATCAATATATTTAATACTTACTTTTTTTTAAGAATATGGTAATATTAATTTATTAATATCTGCGTACATATCCCCATGTGAGTGGCAAGGAAGGTGTTATTATGAGCATTAAGATAATTCAGTCATTTATCAATGGGCACTCTACAGTAAGCTTAGAGCAGGCCTTAAAAGCCATTAAGAGTTTAAACAAAGAAGAATTGATTACACCTAACTGTTGGGTTAACACTAATGATCAAAACAGCTTGTTACAATATCTGTTAAGGCCTGATTTTGGACTTAGTGACAATGCAAAAGCTAATAGATTAGCCTTAATTAGGGGAATACTTGCTAACCCGCATGCCCAGAGTGCAATTAAAGTCATTAATCACTTAGCTGAAGTAATTAATCCAGAACAGCTTTTAGATGAGTTAGAAGATACGATAGATGATACAGACGAGTATATAGAACAAACTGCTAGCCAAGAGTTTATTAAAGAAAATGGTGAAACTAGCATATTAAAAGCGATGAATCTAAATGAGCCTGCTATAATCTGGTTGATGCTTACCAACCCTAAAATTATAGCTCAAGCTGATTTGATAAATGGCGCAATTAAGCTAGAACAGCTAAAAGCATTATTTAATACTATCCAACCGAATGATACAGATAAATTGATTAAAACGCTTAGCGAGCATAATGATCGCGATGAAGTAACAATTGAAACCTTATTACCTTTTGCGATCAGCCATGGGTTTAGTAGTATAGCAGGATTCTTGCTCAATACAGAACACGATCTTAACTTAGCTCCAACCGAAACAGAATTATTGCAAGCAGATGGAACAGTAACAAGAATACTTAACTCTAACAATGCTGTCACTGCTGCTATAGTGAATATTGGGCGCAATAAGGATAACCCGGAACGGTTATTAACAGGCTTTCATATCTTACAAGCATTATTGCTTAATCCTAAGGTTGGTCTTGGGCTAAGCTTCAAGGCAGAAGCCGATGTGGTTTCTACCATTGAAGGATATATTATCAGTGCGCTGGAGGAAATACCTACACTAGTAGATGGTAAATTGATATTATTACCTTTATGCCAAAAGCATGAACAAGCCCAAAAGGAACATCTTACCTCATTAACTACCCATCAACTGAAACAAATAATTAATGCACTAGTAGTCACTTTAGATATGGACCAGTTAAGTAGCCAAGACTTGGTGATATTACAAACATTATATAGCTTAGTATATTATAACCCTCCTAAGCAGAAGCTTAGCGAGCTGATAGAGCCAGATTATTATCAAGTTCAACCTCGACTTAATTTGAAGGAAAAGCAACGAAGACAGCAAAGCTTAACAATAAACAAGAATAAATTAGAAGAGGTTAATAGTAAGTGGCTGAGTAACTTTGATAATATCAGTAATGAGCAGGCCTTTATCAATCAGTGCAACCAGCTCATTAGCCAGGGCGCCGACGTTAATGCTCAGGATAATGATGACT
This window of the Rickettsiales endosymbiont of Stachyamoeba lipophora genome carries:
- a CDS encoding sensor histidine kinase; amino-acid sequence: MIKVKCTNYFIIKINNHIKEEFKNTEGHLASLGLLLFIGYIGFYFLNSLFFTTQDYENLYLRLIVAALAVPILFAKYLPQSIADKYLHIHWYITLLYCLPFFFGFMLLKNPNSNIWQINGLVGLTILTLFVGVISYIFLFTIGSVLAFAVFWFTSSHSELPSNIIGVFGSYIPPIIYFIIFSTKQHKIYQEKISAMKVLSGIIAHEMRTPLAGITAAAHAFKKYLPILIKGYSIAKEQSMISENIPKTNLNLLEKLPHNISQLANDANVVIDMMLMRLKQIDNINTDNICSFKECISKALTQYSFMEGERELVNFDHTQDFKFKGNELLIIHVLFNLLKNAIYYVRAVGKGDIKIWIELGDKYNKLYFKDTGAGISQKAMVNLFKPFNTDTRHGTGLGLAFCKEVMEKIKGKISCDSKAGEYTQFTLSFQKLED
- a CDS encoding transposase; translated protein: MIDSTIVRAHACSAGYYESSQDQEALGRSKGGFTTKIHALVDALGNPLKFILTPGQKNDITQAENLTKDIVNTTIIADKMI
- a CDS encoding F-box protein, with product MTNETLDTQVTALNNEPDDSLLPLDVIYNLFGFLPNKDLARHRLVSNKWQKYVKKALAYYAKGMFDPKYIDTAFLSKLQVPLEHARTFIDYRYKGLQEDKNDIQLDRYFEGNAAAITPGAQEAVTVETLIKVLHDLEQKQQKINSKQKVEIEYTINSLEGLVNYIKAYDQLKDKHYLLNINFNKMENSSCLLLLLNIIKLSNNQNLQQRINISYNNEVIQVTCDQAKHIANHITVFELAYRHIKAEGAKTIADALKANTTITFLQLKSNSIGTEEALAIADALKTNTTLASLNLDWNSIGAAGALAIADALKANTTLTSLNLNWNDIGAAGALAIADALTTNKALNSITLEENSITDVEAKDLADALKINTTLTSLNLDENSIGAAGALAIADALKANTTLTSLNLDKNSISYTGAKELADALKTNTTLASLNLNRNSIGDAGAQELADALTINTALRSLNLEYNSIEDAGAKELANALKTNKALRSLNLRHNKIGDAGAQAIADALNINKSLTSLNLRDNYIGAEGAGALGKASAYVKQTQNRDITIVLDDDLIIIFEEAKKEELARLEKLEAQEKLKSPEFQQAESFADMAVRQEKGRGIS